In Archangium violaceum, the following are encoded in one genomic region:
- the lptC gene encoding LPS export ABC transporter periplasmic protein LptC, with protein sequence MPRAVLMSCLLALLAACAPKQAAGDVSEPPAVVMHGVRLRSFEGSTLSMTGRAEQATYQRTGDIVATRATLHVLGRGQGEGAPGGETTVSARTMEGNLISRQLVASGDVEVRTATGMVARTPRATYDGAQQRARGTEGVQVQGPDYRLQAEAFSLSFPDESFTFEGSVRTTLGAARD encoded by the coding sequence GTGCCACGCGCCGTCCTCATGTCCTGTCTCCTCGCCCTCCTGGCGGCCTGCGCTCCGAAGCAGGCGGCCGGGGACGTCTCCGAGCCGCCCGCCGTGGTGATGCATGGGGTGCGGCTGCGCTCGTTCGAGGGCAGCACCCTGTCCATGACGGGTCGGGCCGAGCAGGCGACCTACCAGCGCACGGGCGACATCGTCGCCACCCGGGCCACGCTCCACGTGTTGGGCAGGGGCCAGGGGGAGGGAGCTCCCGGTGGGGAGACGACGGTGAGCGCGCGGACCATGGAAGGCAACCTCATCTCCCGGCAACTGGTGGCCTCGGGAGACGTGGAGGTGCGCACGGCCACGGGCATGGTGGCGCGCACGCCGCGGGCCACGTATGACGGGGCGCAGCAGCGGGCGAGGGGGACGGAGGGCGTGCAGGTACAGGGGCCGGATTACCGCCTCCAGGCCGAGGCCTTCTCGCTGTCCTTCCCCGACGAGAGTTTCACCTTCGAGGGTTCGGTTCGAACGACCCTGGGAGCCGCGCGTGATTGA
- a CDS encoding lysophospholipid acyltransferase family protein → MERPPLAKRLKRFLRYLLVRVALAIVSRLPLGLARWLGAGFGRFAFAVAGGERRKALKSLARAFPEKSDAERHALARASFRHLGMAAFEVGATDSMDRQLERLVRWSEEDRRVLDVALARGRGVVFISGHVGNWELLARRVARAGYPSQSIAKETTDPRLTTLVERFRARGGVRSIWRGQEGAARAMLRALKAGEILGLLIDQDTRVQSVFVPFFGELAATPRAAADLALRTGAAVVVGFCQREGDGYRLWMEEVPWQASGDREVDALALTAALSLRIEAAIRRAPEQWVWMHQRWKTRPAEPPGMLVAGAPTPTR, encoded by the coding sequence GTGGAGCGCCCTCCCTTAGCAAAGCGACTCAAGCGTTTCCTCCGCTACCTGCTCGTCCGTGTGGCACTGGCCATCGTCAGCCGCCTCCCGTTGGGCCTGGCGCGGTGGTTGGGGGCCGGTTTCGGCCGGTTCGCCTTCGCCGTGGCGGGGGGCGAGCGCCGTAAGGCCTTGAAGTCCCTGGCCCGCGCCTTCCCGGAGAAGTCCGACGCGGAGCGGCATGCCCTGGCCCGGGCCTCCTTCCGTCACCTGGGCATGGCCGCCTTCGAGGTGGGGGCCACCGACTCCATGGACCGGCAGCTCGAGCGCCTGGTGCGCTGGTCGGAGGAGGACCGGCGCGTCCTGGACGTGGCGCTCGCCCGGGGCAGGGGGGTCGTCTTCATCTCCGGCCATGTGGGCAACTGGGAGCTGCTGGCCCGGCGGGTGGCCCGCGCGGGCTACCCCAGCCAGAGCATCGCCAAGGAGACCACGGACCCGCGGCTCACCACGCTCGTCGAGCGCTTCCGGGCGCGGGGCGGGGTGCGCAGCATCTGGCGCGGCCAGGAGGGCGCGGCGCGAGCCATGTTGCGGGCGCTCAAGGCGGGGGAGATTCTCGGGCTGCTCATCGACCAGGACACCCGGGTGCAGTCCGTCTTCGTCCCCTTCTTCGGCGAGCTGGCGGCCACCCCGCGGGCGGCGGCGGACCTGGCGCTGCGCACGGGCGCGGCGGTGGTGGTGGGCTTCTGCCAGCGCGAGGGTGACGGCTACCGGTTGTGGATGGAGGAGGTGCCCTGGCAGGCGAGCGGAGACCGCGAGGTGGATGCCCTGGCCCTCACCGCCGCCCTCTCGCTGCGCATCGAGGCGGCCATCCGCCGTGCCCCCGAGCAGTGGGTGTGGATGCACCAGAGGTGGAAGACCCGGCCCGCCGAGCCACCGGGCATGCTCGTGGCAGGAGCGCCCACGCCCACCCGGTGA
- the astB gene encoding N-succinylarginine dihydrolase, whose product MREYNFDGIVGPTHNYGGLSPGNLASARHGGEVSHPREAALQGLEKMRFVAGLGVGQAVLPPQPRPSLKALRALGFTGTDEEVITRAAQEADHLLRLTSSSAAMWTANAATGAPSEDTADKRMHLTPANLQQMFHRALEAETTHAVLRAIFSDEKHFAVHAPLPGGGHFADEGAANHTRLVTPGHPAVHLLAWGRSVWRDDVRHPTRFPARQTFEASQALARLHQLERAQVLFPQQAPEGIDAGAFHTDVLAVGNQGFLMLHELAFVDPQGLLKTLREKLGEGFTYVLASEQELPARDAVKAYPFNSQVLTLPDGTMAIVAPEESRETEPARRFLERVVAENNPVKRVYYLDVRQSMNNGGGPACLRQRVWLTDTERTAVKANVFYTPELHETLATWVKRHYREDLRARDLADPQLARETMTALDELTRILGLGNVYDFQR is encoded by the coding sequence ATGCGCGAATACAACTTCGACGGCATCGTCGGTCCCACTCACAATTACGGCGGTCTGTCGCCCGGCAACCTGGCGTCCGCCCGTCACGGCGGCGAGGTGAGCCACCCCCGAGAAGCGGCCCTCCAGGGGCTGGAGAAGATGCGCTTCGTGGCGGGGCTGGGGGTGGGCCAGGCGGTGCTGCCGCCCCAGCCGAGGCCCTCGCTCAAGGCGCTGCGCGCGCTGGGCTTCACCGGCACGGACGAGGAGGTCATCACCCGGGCGGCGCAGGAGGCGGACCACCTGCTGCGGCTGACGTCCAGCTCGGCCGCCATGTGGACGGCGAACGCGGCCACGGGAGCGCCCTCGGAGGACACGGCGGACAAGCGGATGCACCTGACGCCGGCCAACCTCCAGCAGATGTTCCACCGGGCGCTGGAGGCGGAGACGACGCACGCGGTGCTGCGCGCCATCTTCTCGGACGAGAAGCACTTCGCCGTCCATGCGCCGCTGCCCGGCGGCGGGCACTTCGCGGACGAGGGCGCGGCCAACCACACCCGGCTCGTCACCCCGGGACACCCGGCGGTGCACCTGCTGGCCTGGGGACGGAGCGTCTGGCGCGATGACGTGCGCCACCCCACCCGCTTCCCCGCCCGGCAGACGTTCGAGGCCAGCCAGGCCCTGGCGCGGCTGCACCAGCTGGAGCGGGCGCAGGTGCTCTTCCCCCAGCAGGCCCCCGAGGGCATCGACGCGGGCGCCTTCCACACCGACGTGCTGGCGGTGGGCAACCAGGGCTTCCTCATGCTGCACGAGCTGGCCTTCGTGGACCCCCAGGGGCTGCTCAAGACGCTGCGCGAGAAGCTGGGCGAGGGCTTCACGTACGTGCTGGCCAGCGAGCAGGAGCTGCCGGCGCGGGACGCGGTGAAGGCCTACCCGTTCAACTCGCAGGTGCTGACGCTGCCGGACGGCACCATGGCCATCGTGGCGCCCGAGGAGAGCCGGGAGACGGAGCCGGCGCGGCGCTTCCTGGAGCGCGTGGTGGCGGAGAACAACCCGGTCAAGCGCGTGTATTACCTCGACGTGCGCCAGTCGATGAACAACGGGGGCGGCCCGGCGTGCCTGCGCCAGCGCGTGTGGCTCACCGACACCGAGCGCACCGCGGTGAAGGCCAACGTCTTCTACACCCCGGAGTTGCACGAGACGCTCGCTACCTGGGTGAAGCGGCACTACCGCGAGGACCTGCGCGCCAGGGACCTGGCGGACCCGCAGCTGGCGCGCGAGACGATGACGGCGCTCGACGAGCTGACGCGCATCCTCGGCCTGGGCAACGTGTACGATTTCCAGAGGTGA
- a CDS encoding aminoacyl-tRNA deacylase has protein sequence MIPEPIQHYLHEQHVPFLRHWHSRAVTAQELAQSLHVTGYRVVKSVIVLADQKPWICLIPASATLDLVKVRETLGTREARLATEDEFADRFPECELGAEPPFGKLYDLPVLMDESLEVAEDLLLRAGSHEEALEVSVEDFVGLESPRMASITLEQPERSHVVHHDMHP, from the coding sequence ATGATCCCCGAGCCCATCCAGCATTACCTCCACGAGCAGCACGTTCCCTTCCTGCGGCACTGGCACTCGCGCGCGGTGACGGCACAGGAGCTGGCGCAATCGCTCCATGTGACGGGTTACCGCGTGGTCAAGTCGGTCATCGTCCTGGCGGACCAGAAGCCGTGGATCTGCCTCATTCCCGCCTCGGCGACGCTGGACCTGGTGAAGGTCCGCGAGACGCTCGGCACCCGGGAGGCCCGGCTGGCCACCGAGGACGAGTTCGCCGACCGCTTCCCGGAATGCGAGCTGGGCGCGGAGCCTCCCTTCGGCAAGCTCTATGACCTGCCCGTGCTCATGGACGAGAGCCTGGAGGTGGCGGAGGACCTGCTGCTGCGCGCCGGCTCGCACGAGGAGGCCCTGGAGGTGAGCGTCGAGGACTTCGTCGGCCTCGAGTCGCCCCGGATGGCCTCCATCACCCTGGAGCAGCCGGAGCGGTCGCACGTCGTGCACCACGACATGCACCCGTAG
- a CDS encoding DUF3396 domain-containing protein: MSKHPPKIRAQAKSGVGLIREGLSIDFYMHPHSKMGQGVIRALDAYLRAVGSQSLSWYADEEGELQKLDDASLARIRRETLEDSRLIIELLGKSRVEQRYQFEYWGKRPDLPVMPYNPGAMGVVSFWLPTEYLEEHGPTRVRELAMELASSLPFICSGYGGLSFHCNPSLVGVLDEVRKLCFRYPGLDIPNQDSLSWNIGSRVRGPAWLTFLGQPLLGQLGGVAELRSRLRSEGTTVQEMEGDRAVITLGAWPEAGDTERGEVLPAYRDLARVLEPWLYHEERGRRPTFTPEDMLRWERRFLD; this comes from the coding sequence ATGAGCAAGCACCCTCCGAAAATCCGTGCCCAAGCGAAGAGCGGAGTCGGTCTGATACGCGAGGGATTGAGCATAGACTTCTACATGCATCCCCATTCCAAGATGGGGCAGGGAGTCATTCGCGCCCTGGATGCGTACCTGCGCGCGGTGGGCTCCCAGTCACTCAGCTGGTATGCAGATGAAGAGGGGGAGCTTCAGAAACTCGATGATGCCAGTCTGGCGCGCATTCGACGCGAAACACTCGAGGATTCCAGGCTCATCATCGAACTGCTGGGTAAATCGCGTGTCGAACAGAGATATCAATTTGAATACTGGGGCAAGCGGCCCGATCTGCCTGTGATGCCCTACAATCCGGGGGCCATGGGGGTGGTCAGTTTCTGGCTACCCACGGAATACCTGGAGGAGCACGGGCCGACTCGGGTGCGCGAGTTGGCGATGGAGCTGGCCTCATCCCTGCCTTTCATATGCTCCGGGTACGGTGGCCTCTCCTTCCATTGCAACCCCAGCCTGGTGGGAGTGTTGGACGAGGTCAGGAAGCTCTGCTTCCGTTACCCGGGCCTGGACATTCCCAATCAGGACTCACTCTCGTGGAACATCGGCTCGCGGGTACGTGGCCCCGCCTGGCTGACTTTTCTCGGCCAACCCTTGCTGGGACAACTGGGCGGAGTGGCGGAGTTGCGCTCACGGCTGCGTTCCGAAGGCACTACCGTCCAGGAGATGGAAGGAGACCGGGCCGTCATCACGCTGGGCGCATGGCCCGAGGCGGGAGACACCGAACGCGGCGAGGTACTGCCCGCGTACCGCGATCTCGCACGCGTCCTGGAACCCTGGCTCTACCACGAGGAGCGAGGCCGCCGCCCCACGTTCACCCCGGAAGACATGCTCCGCTGGGAGCGCCGCTTCCTCGACTGA
- a CDS encoding O-antigen ligase family protein, translated as MLLVLLPLALGSAPGWVLWPLVVLAGLAFVLACVGAWRQRRSLHLPLLALPLGAGALLCLLQLVPLPPGLLAVLSPEAAALRDFTLVPLGLDGPRPLSLDPPSTWRELARHLAYLLTFIAAVQVCRSGRARRRLLGTLAFTGAGVASLGLLHSLLGLDRLWGVIAFVHARPPLLTPFGNPNHLAAFLTLSATVALGLALSSGTRVRAVPFAVAAVLSGAGVLLSLSRGGIAFFVFGQLAFGLLLLGRRAEKARARTWRRGGAVLLCFLAVLAVGGYVASERISAELATADSVEELRQSKMELWPVVASAARAFPLGMGRGAFESAFPRYQTRPVINTSTHPENAVLQLASELGVPGVLLLVVLLWGFGRLLRREGLGVLEVAVLAGVAALGLHDLFDFSLELPASAVAAWVALATVARPDDRARSGSPRGRAPLAGLAVGVALTAVALVALVPGGSTLAAAEEELGGLVAARAPLAEVRARGLALIDRHPADHGLQDLMGIALADAGRSEAVEALAFANRALFLNPQDARAHRVAARALLTLGRRTQAFLEYRLAFEAGDRELVWREALGRARTLAELQALTPDAPADVVPFATELIRTGHAQEALPWLAWARERLGTAPEVVGLWEREARLRLDRHELMEAEAASAEVSRRAPDALSSHLLHADVLRAQGRKEEALEFLEALRTRFPGDEELAFTLARQQVDLGLTRRARETLHQVAPYLSSLPHRAQLFMLEGASYEQEGHRARALESWKSVARIQPGPEAWFKVASLHESLYQLDAAARAAREGLRLLPAEKRAEGEAWVARLETAERQRTEARRRARIGGTDERDQLLRVLGSDEDVRAGGSEGL; from the coding sequence GTGCTGCTGGTGCTGCTCCCCCTGGCGCTCGGGAGCGCTCCTGGCTGGGTGCTCTGGCCGCTCGTGGTGCTCGCGGGACTCGCCTTCGTGCTGGCATGTGTGGGGGCCTGGAGGCAGCGCCGGTCGCTGCACCTCCCGCTGCTCGCGCTTCCTCTTGGTGCGGGGGCCCTCCTCTGCCTCCTTCAGCTCGTGCCGTTGCCGCCGGGGCTGCTCGCCGTCCTCAGCCCCGAGGCCGCCGCGCTGCGGGACTTCACCCTCGTTCCCCTGGGGCTGGACGGCCCGCGTCCCCTGTCGTTGGACCCGCCCTCCACCTGGCGCGAGCTGGCCCGGCACCTGGCGTACCTGCTCACCTTCATCGCCGCCGTGCAGGTGTGCCGCTCCGGTCGCGCGCGCCGCCGGCTGTTGGGCACGCTCGCCTTCACGGGCGCGGGAGTGGCCTCGCTGGGGCTGCTGCACTCGCTGCTCGGTCTCGACAGGCTTTGGGGCGTCATCGCCTTCGTCCACGCGCGGCCGCCGCTCCTCACGCCCTTCGGCAATCCCAACCACCTCGCGGCGTTCCTCACCTTGTCGGCCACGGTGGCGTTGGGGCTCGCGCTCTCCAGTGGGACGCGGGTGCGCGCGGTGCCCTTCGCGGTGGCCGCCGTGCTGAGCGGGGCCGGCGTGCTGCTGTCCCTCTCACGCGGGGGCATCGCCTTCTTCGTCTTCGGGCAGCTCGCCTTCGGGCTGCTGTTGCTCGGGCGCCGGGCGGAGAAGGCGCGGGCGCGCACGTGGCGCCGGGGCGGAGCCGTGCTGCTGTGCTTCCTCGCGGTGCTCGCGGTGGGCGGCTATGTCGCCTCCGAGCGCATCTCGGCCGAGCTGGCCACCGCGGACAGCGTGGAGGAGCTGCGCCAGAGCAAGATGGAGCTGTGGCCGGTGGTGGCCTCGGCCGCGCGAGCCTTCCCGCTCGGCATGGGGCGCGGTGCCTTCGAGTCCGCCTTCCCCCGCTACCAGACCCGGCCCGTCATCAATACCTCCACGCACCCGGAGAACGCGGTGCTGCAGCTCGCCAGCGAGCTGGGAGTGCCCGGGGTGCTGCTGCTCGTCGTGCTGCTGTGGGGCTTCGGCCGGTTGCTGCGCCGGGAGGGGCTGGGGGTGCTGGAGGTGGCGGTGCTGGCGGGCGTGGCGGCGCTCGGGCTGCACGACCTCTTCGACTTCAGCCTGGAGCTTCCCGCGAGCGCGGTGGCGGCCTGGGTGGCGTTGGCCACCGTGGCCCGGCCCGATGACCGGGCGCGCTCCGGGTCCCCGCGTGGCCGTGCCCCCCTGGCCGGGCTCGCGGTGGGAGTGGCGCTCACGGCCGTGGCCCTGGTCGCGCTCGTTCCTGGCGGGAGCACGTTGGCCGCGGCCGAGGAGGAGCTCGGCGGACTCGTCGCCGCGCGCGCGCCGCTCGCCGAGGTGCGCGCCCGGGGGCTCGCGCTCATCGACCGGCACCCGGCGGACCATGGGCTCCAGGATTTGATGGGCATCGCCCTCGCGGACGCGGGGCGCTCGGAGGCGGTGGAGGCGCTCGCCTTCGCCAACCGGGCCCTGTTCCTGAACCCCCAGGACGCCCGGGCCCACCGCGTGGCGGCGCGCGCCCTGCTCACGCTGGGCCGCCGTACCCAGGCCTTCCTCGAATACCGCCTGGCCTTCGAGGCGGGAGACCGGGAGCTGGTGTGGCGGGAGGCGCTCGGGCGGGCGCGCACCCTGGCCGAGCTCCAGGCCCTCACGCCGGACGCGCCCGCGGACGTGGTGCCCTTCGCCACCGAGCTCATCCGGACGGGGCACGCGCAGGAGGCGCTGCCCTGGCTGGCCTGGGCCCGCGAGCGCCTCGGCACGGCTCCCGAGGTGGTGGGGCTGTGGGAGCGCGAGGCGCGTCTGCGGCTCGACCGGCACGAGCTGATGGAGGCCGAGGCCGCCAGCGCCGAGGTGTCCCGCCGGGCCCCGGACGCGCTCTCCTCGCACCTGTTGCACGCGGACGTGCTGCGGGCACAGGGCCGGAAGGAAGAGGCGCTCGAGTTCCTGGAGGCGCTGCGTACCCGCTTCCCGGGTGACGAGGAGCTGGCCTTCACGCTGGCGCGGCAGCAGGTGGATCTGGGCCTGACGCGGCGTGCGCGGGAGACGCTCCATCAGGTTGCGCCCTACCTCTCGAGCCTGCCGCATCGGGCCCAGCTGTTCATGCTGGAAGGGGCCAGCTACGAGCAGGAGGGGCACCGCGCGCGTGCGCTCGAGTCCTGGAAGTCGGTGGCGCGCATCCAGCCCGGTCCGGAGGCCTGGTTCAAGGTGGCGAGCCTCCACGAGTCGCTGTACCAGCTGGACGCCGCGGCGCGGGCGGCGCGCGAGGGATTGAGGCTGTTGCCCGCCGAGAAGCGCGCGGAAGGCGAGGCATGGGTGGCCCGCCTGGAGACGGCGGAGCGCCAGCGCACGGAGGCGCGGCGCCGCGCGAGGATCGGGGGCACGGACGAGCGGGACCAGCTGCTGCGGGTGCTGGGGTCGGACGAGGACGTGAGGGCGGGCGGGAGCGAGGGGCTCTGA
- a CDS encoding UDP-glucose dehydrogenase family protein, whose protein sequence is MHIAIIGTGYVGLVAGTCFADSGNDVICVDIDARKISQLQQGEIPIYEPGLEELIRKNTRDRRLSFTTDVASSVARAQVVFIAVGTPEGETGEADLQYVLAAAEQIGRAMRQYTVVVDKSTVPVGTADKVREVISRVTEVEFDVVSNPEFLKEGAALDDFLKPDRVVIGAESERARKVMGQLYAPFVRTENPILYMDTRSAELTKYAANAMLATRISFMNDIAALCERVGADVDFVRKGMGADKRIGYPFLFPGVGYGGSCFPKDVKALVAKGREQGLELDLLRAVERTNERQKKALVHKALKHFGSLDGRKFAVWGLAFKPKTDDMREAPSIEVIEGLLAKGAQVAAHDPVAERTARRVFGERIRYTNVPYEALEGVDALFVVTEWNEFRHPDFERMKALMKSPVIFDGRNIYDPSRMKELGFTYMGLGRR, encoded by the coding sequence ATGCACATCGCCATCATCGGAACGGGCTACGTAGGTCTCGTCGCGGGTACCTGCTTCGCGGACTCGGGTAACGACGTCATCTGCGTGGATATCGACGCGCGGAAGATTTCCCAGCTTCAACAGGGGGAGATCCCCATCTACGAGCCGGGTCTGGAGGAGCTCATCCGCAAGAACACGCGGGACAGGCGCCTGAGCTTCACCACGGACGTGGCCTCGTCGGTGGCGCGCGCGCAGGTGGTGTTCATCGCCGTGGGCACGCCCGAGGGTGAGACGGGCGAGGCGGACCTCCAGTACGTGCTGGCGGCGGCGGAGCAGATCGGCCGAGCGATGCGTCAGTACACGGTGGTGGTGGACAAGAGCACCGTGCCGGTGGGCACCGCGGACAAGGTGCGCGAGGTCATCTCCCGCGTGACGGAGGTGGAGTTCGACGTCGTCTCCAACCCCGAGTTCCTCAAGGAGGGAGCGGCGCTGGACGACTTCCTCAAGCCGGACCGGGTGGTGATTGGCGCCGAGTCGGAGCGGGCGCGCAAGGTGATGGGCCAGCTCTACGCGCCGTTCGTGCGCACGGAGAATCCCATCCTCTACATGGACACGCGCTCGGCCGAGCTGACGAAGTACGCGGCCAACGCGATGCTCGCCACGCGCATCTCGTTCATGAACGACATCGCCGCGCTGTGCGAGCGGGTGGGCGCGGACGTGGACTTCGTGCGCAAGGGGATGGGGGCGGACAAGCGCATCGGCTACCCGTTCCTCTTCCCGGGCGTGGGCTACGGCGGCTCGTGCTTCCCCAAGGACGTGAAGGCGCTGGTGGCCAAGGGCCGCGAGCAGGGGCTGGAGTTGGACCTGCTGCGCGCGGTGGAGCGCACCAACGAGCGGCAGAAGAAGGCGCTGGTGCACAAGGCGCTCAAGCACTTCGGCTCGCTGGACGGGCGCAAGTTCGCGGTGTGGGGCCTGGCCTTCAAGCCGAAGACGGACGACATGCGCGAGGCGCCGTCCATCGAGGTCATCGAGGGCCTGCTGGCCAAGGGCGCGCAGGTGGCGGCGCATGATCCGGTGGCCGAGCGCACGGCGCGGCGGGTGTTCGGCGAGCGCATCCGCTACACGAACGTGCCCTACGAGGCGCTGGAGGGCGTGGACGCGCTCTTCGTCGTCACCGAGTGGAACGAGTTCCGTCACCCGGACTTCGAGCGCATGAAGGCGCTGATGAAGTCCCCCGTCATCTTCGACGGCCGCAACATCTACGACCCGTCGCGGATGAAGGAGCTGGGCTTCACGTACATGGGCCTGGGCCGGCGGTAG
- a CDS encoding nucleotidyltransferase family protein, producing the protein MAISLIDTFRLLASFDPPRRSLRGAPWEEYVDWAIAQGLAPLASYNLEYRLGGADAPEWARDRLLSIYQGSLNDNVMKLVNFKRTVDDLEGRRLLLLGGAAFADTLYPHVAFRPVLEIQMLLRRMDVEAFAGYLSQHEFRPEPDEPAHGAARVVSDGRTPIFLYADVLGPERRDEVQGIFERAKPMRMYGSSIFRPDLEDMVLLVVLQHAREGYQVPWLSFVDLRELVMGAKSMGGLYSRPMDVALLLERAKAWRLERSLYASLSLVARLFPETAGTVTPALPTLRRATRELLDRLVVNPASEPGQMSHVRGSDRLRRLLTGR; encoded by the coding sequence ATGGCGATCAGCCTCATCGACACCTTCCGTCTCCTTGCCTCGTTCGACCCGCCGCGCCGCTCGCTGCGCGGGGCCCCGTGGGAGGAGTACGTGGACTGGGCCATCGCGCAGGGTCTGGCGCCGCTGGCCTCGTACAACCTCGAGTACCGGCTGGGTGGGGCGGACGCGCCGGAGTGGGCGCGTGACCGGTTGCTGAGCATCTACCAGGGTTCGCTCAACGACAACGTGATGAAGCTGGTCAACTTCAAGCGCACCGTGGATGACCTGGAGGGCCGCAGGCTTCTCCTGCTGGGGGGAGCGGCCTTCGCCGACACGCTCTATCCGCACGTGGCCTTCCGGCCGGTGCTGGAGATTCAGATGCTGTTGCGGCGCATGGATGTGGAGGCCTTCGCCGGCTACCTCTCCCAGCACGAGTTCCGTCCGGAGCCCGACGAGCCCGCCCATGGCGCGGCCCGGGTGGTGTCCGACGGTCGCACCCCCATCTTCCTCTACGCGGACGTGCTCGGCCCCGAGCGCCGTGACGAGGTGCAGGGCATCTTCGAGCGTGCGAAGCCGATGCGGATGTACGGCTCCTCCATCTTCCGCCCGGACCTGGAGGACATGGTGCTGCTCGTCGTCCTGCAGCACGCGCGCGAGGGCTACCAGGTGCCCTGGCTGTCCTTCGTGGATCTGCGCGAGCTGGTGATGGGGGCGAAGTCGATGGGTGGCCTCTACTCGCGCCCCATGGATGTCGCGCTGCTGCTGGAGCGGGCGAAGGCGTGGAGGCTGGAGCGCTCCCTGTATGCGTCGCTGTCGCTCGTGGCGCGGCTCTTCCCGGAGACGGCCGGGACGGTGACGCCGGCCCTGCCGACGCTGCGCCGCGCCACGCGCGAGCTGTTGGACAGGCTGGTCGTCAACCCGGCGAGCGAGCCCGGGCAGATGAGTCATGTGCGGGGCTCGGACCGGCTGCGGCGGCTGCTCACCGGTCGGTGA
- a CDS encoding DUF6567 family protein, protein MTKTLRLSTLALGAGLLAGCGASGGFIRDAVSTQQLEYRMDVSGVRYVKPANGSASTGSVLCIIPLSGHLYQEAMQELYLSAELAPNQVIMNLREDYSIRSYLGFYCTRQLTVSGDVFELTPSSAAGRPVTK, encoded by the coding sequence ATGACCAAGACCCTTCGTCTTTCCACTCTCGCCCTCGGCGCGGGCCTGCTCGCCGGCTGCGGTGCGTCCGGTGGATTCATCCGGGATGCCGTCTCCACCCAGCAGCTCGAATACCGCATGGATGTGTCGGGCGTACGCTATGTGAAGCCGGCCAACGGCTCGGCCTCCACCGGCTCCGTGCTCTGCATCATCCCCCTGTCCGGCCACCTGTACCAGGAGGCGATGCAGGAGCTGTACCTCTCCGCCGAGCTCGCGCCCAACCAGGTCATCATGAACCTGCGCGAGGACTACTCCATCCGCTCCTACCTGGGCTTCTACTGCACCCGCCAGCTCACCGTGTCCGGCGACGTGTTCGAGCTCACGCCGTCCAGCGCGGCCGGACGCCCGGTCACCAAGTAG
- a CDS encoding acetoacetate decarboxylase family protein, whose translation MSRSSASNDFPPAPWLLRGQIYGSLWMVPAERIQFRVDPAFELLTFAGRACVVACFVDYQEGSVLTYGELFGAVSVRTRASRRRGLTVSHMWVDSERSKRGGRALWGMPKEMARFELDHHPPEGAFRGIGWDSRKKELARVSCDVLAGLPPGVRIPLGLPNLQMLDGKVQSPKTAIHFSPRLLRTEWSIPEDSPLASLGISGVRPWMGFQVRDFEWNLPAATPVD comes from the coding sequence GTGTCCAGGTCCTCGGCGTCGAACGATTTTCCTCCCGCCCCCTGGCTCCTCCGGGGACAGATATACGGCTCCCTGTGGATGGTGCCCGCCGAGCGCATCCAGTTCCGCGTGGACCCGGCGTTCGAACTGCTCACCTTCGCGGGCCGCGCGTGCGTCGTCGCCTGCTTCGTGGACTACCAGGAGGGGAGCGTGCTCACCTACGGCGAGCTCTTCGGCGCCGTCAGCGTGAGGACGCGGGCGTCGCGCCGCCGGGGACTCACCGTCTCCCACATGTGGGTGGACAGCGAGCGTTCCAAGCGGGGTGGCCGCGCGTTGTGGGGCATGCCCAAGGAGATGGCGCGCTTCGAACTCGACCATCACCCGCCCGAGGGGGCCTTCAGGGGAATCGGCTGGGACTCGCGGAAGAAGGAGCTGGCGCGGGTGAGCTGTGACGTGCTCGCCGGGCTGCCCCCGGGTGTCCGCATCCCGCTCGGCCTGCCCAACCTGCAGATGCTCGACGGGAAGGTGCAGTCTCCGAAGACGGCGATCCACTTCTCGCCCCGGCTGCTGCGGACCGAGTGGTCCATCCCCGAGGACAGCCCCCTGGCCTCATTGGGCATCTCGGGGGTGCGCCCCTGGATGGGCTTCCAGGTGCGGGACTTCGAGTGGAACCTGCCCGCGGCGACTCCAGTGGACTGA